One window from the genome of Rariglobus hedericola encodes:
- a CDS encoding BatD family protein — MPRLFIRFPFLLLFAVSLHAQTVRWEPGSGTLARNQLSELSLVFEQCEPTDDVTLPTVPGLTFSQPPAKSQQSSYNVVNFKTTSLKIVTFTYRVRPTGNDRITIPAFAVDTDKGRQPVASATFDMGTATVGQSSLSLESVVQSRFTLPPGELWAGEVFPLTYSLNAAKRYLYQLGSEPEWNPAPLTVEPWTKPEQVEAVVNNEQRISLIYKTRAYAKAPGTVNLNTATQLVNLTTGSSSFSVFARANLEQFSITSQPASLTVKPLPAPAPAAFKGAVGKFTLDSKVVPATATVGEPITWTLTLDGTGNWPDISGLPPRSVSKDFRIVQPQAKRVNKNDALYDASITEDIVLIPTKPGAYTIGPVTYTFFNPGTGAYETLQTQPVTLQITAAAGQPTAPSTGKPALPESTTPSIAQPAPSTPQSPAALPRDPITSTGHSSAPISRTPFVIALIASLLVPVGIWFALALRRARQTDPARLLREAHIRLANTLHRLSADTGNLQLIQNWQSDTAILWRLTQAVPTPASFPDETWSTLWSEADRTLYGATALPGDWPSRATTALAARRAPVFSAFQLFLPRNLLPIIAVLSLLVPGLSSFAADTPAASYAQGDFSAAETAWKETLKTTPTDWAARHNLSLALLQQNHSGEAAGHALAAFVQQPQNPSVRGNLVYAFKTVGVTPAALKPFLTDSPAASLARIASPTCWQAVAIASAWLTAFALSLGIYGAYTRRRLKWISGTVLVFATLLGLASVISLHTYGPLTDTSTVMVVTPTTLRSIPTDLDTPQKSSPLALGVIATTDKAFLGWRRIRFDDGQTGWVRSETLVALWR; from the coding sequence ATGCCACGCCTTTTTATCCGCTTCCCGTTCCTGCTCCTTTTCGCCGTCTCCCTGCACGCCCAAACCGTTCGCTGGGAGCCCGGCTCTGGCACGCTCGCGCGCAACCAGCTCAGCGAACTCAGCCTCGTGTTTGAACAATGCGAACCCACCGACGATGTGACGCTGCCGACCGTCCCCGGACTCACGTTCAGCCAACCTCCGGCCAAGTCGCAGCAGAGCAGCTACAACGTCGTCAATTTCAAGACCACTTCATTGAAGATCGTCACGTTCACCTACCGTGTGCGTCCAACCGGCAACGACCGGATCACCATCCCCGCATTCGCCGTCGACACCGACAAGGGCCGCCAGCCGGTTGCTTCCGCCACCTTCGATATGGGCACCGCCACCGTCGGCCAGTCCAGTCTCTCGCTCGAATCCGTTGTCCAATCCCGCTTCACGCTTCCCCCCGGCGAACTCTGGGCCGGTGAAGTCTTCCCGCTGACCTATTCCCTAAACGCCGCCAAACGCTACCTCTATCAGCTCGGCAGCGAACCTGAATGGAACCCTGCGCCCCTCACCGTTGAACCTTGGACCAAGCCCGAGCAGGTCGAGGCAGTCGTCAACAACGAGCAGCGCATCTCCCTCATCTACAAAACGCGCGCCTACGCCAAAGCCCCGGGCACGGTTAATCTCAATACCGCCACCCAACTCGTAAATCTCACGACCGGCTCCTCGAGTTTCAGCGTCTTCGCCCGCGCCAACCTCGAACAGTTTTCCATCACCAGCCAACCCGCTTCCCTCACGGTCAAGCCGCTGCCCGCACCCGCACCCGCGGCCTTCAAGGGCGCCGTCGGCAAGTTCACTCTCGATTCCAAAGTCGTCCCCGCCACCGCCACAGTCGGCGAGCCGATCACCTGGACACTGACGCTCGATGGCACCGGCAACTGGCCCGACATCTCCGGCCTCCCCCCGCGCTCCGTATCCAAGGATTTCCGCATCGTCCAACCCCAGGCCAAGCGCGTGAACAAAAACGATGCGCTCTACGACGCCTCGATCACCGAGGACATCGTGCTCATTCCCACGAAACCCGGCGCCTACACGATCGGTCCTGTCACCTACACGTTCTTCAATCCCGGCACCGGCGCCTACGAGACGCTGCAAACCCAGCCCGTCACGCTTCAGATCACCGCCGCAGCAGGTCAGCCCACCGCTCCCTCAACCGGAAAACCCGCATTACCCGAGTCCACCACTCCGTCCATCGCACAACCGGCTCCTTCCACCCCGCAATCTCCCGCCGCCCTGCCGCGTGATCCGATCACCTCAACCGGCCATTCCTCGGCCCCGATCTCGCGCACCCCATTCGTAATCGCCCTCATTGCCTCCCTCCTTGTGCCCGTGGGCATCTGGTTCGCTCTCGCCTTGCGTCGCGCCCGGCAGACCGATCCCGCACGTCTCCTCCGTGAAGCCCATATCCGTTTGGCGAATACACTTCACCGGCTCTCCGCCGACACCGGCAACCTCCAGCTCATCCAAAACTGGCAAAGCGACACCGCCATCCTCTGGCGCCTCACGCAGGCCGTTCCCACGCCCGCCAGTTTCCCTGACGAAACCTGGTCGACGCTCTGGTCGGAAGCCGATCGCACGCTCTACGGCGCCACTGCACTGCCCGGCGATTGGCCATCGCGCGCCACCACCGCCCTCGCCGCCCGTCGTGCCCCCGTATTCTCGGCATTCCAACTTTTCCTGCCGCGCAATCTGCTCCCGATCATCGCCGTGCTTTCGCTGCTGGTTCCCGGCCTGTCATCGTTCGCTGCCGACACCCCGGCCGCCTCTTATGCCCAAGGCGATTTCAGCGCGGCCGAAACCGCCTGGAAGGAAACCTTGAAAACCACGCCGACCGATTGGGCCGCCCGCCACAATCTCTCGCTTGCGCTCCTCCAGCAGAACCACTCCGGCGAAGCCGCCGGTCACGCCCTCGCCGCCTTCGTGCAGCAACCGCAAAACCCCTCGGTTCGCGGCAATCTCGTCTATGCGTTCAAGACCGTCGGAGTCACCCCCGCCGCGCTCAAGCCCTTCCTTACCGATTCGCCGGCGGCTTCACTCGCGCGGATCGCCTCGCCGACGTGCTGGCAGGCCGTGGCGATCGCTTCCGCCTGGCTCACGGCGTTCGCGCTATCACTCGGTATCTATGGCGCCTACACCCGCCGTCGCCTCAAGTGGATCAGCGGCACTGTGCTCGTTTTCGCCACACTGCTCGGCCTCGCCTCGGTCATCAGCCTGCATACTTACGGTCCGCTGACCGACACGAGCACGGTGATGGTCGTCACGCCGACCACGCTTCGCTCAATCCCGACCGACCTTGATACGCCGCAAAAATCCAGCCCGCTCGCCTTGGGAGTGATCGCCACCACCGACAAGGCCTTCCTCGGCTGGCGTCGCATCCGTTTTGACGACGGCCAGACCGGCTGGGTCCGCTCCGAAACGCTGGTTGCCCTCTGGCGTTAA